Proteins encoded by one window of Planktothrix tepida PCC 9214:
- a CDS encoding PAS domain-containing sensor histidine kinase, giving the protein MSQHIFQRASCNRSLMIDPVYQDSSPNALLYRILADYECLLAERNCLEGELENTQKEVTALKTALNHSTLVRIHLEHEMLSSIQERYEQITQILEQTEAKTKSLIQAIPDLMFCVNSERIVVDYYPDKQELHFLETENVIGKKIQDVFPQDLATWTEYYLKITLETGEVQMGEYVVKGDDKWHHYEARYVKSGKDEVLAIVRDITQRKQAEANLRVSEIQERERALQLEKTLKDLQQAQAQLIQAEKMSSLGQMMTEIAHEIKNPISSIYGNLTYIDQDIQTLMELFKLYQQNYPEPLPEIQEFITASDVNTIINELPQSVEFMRLGANRLYDLALSLRNFSRLDSQEMVSADLHIGLDGTLKILHNQLKSKGNHAEIEVIKDYGELPLVKCYPNQLNQVFMNLLANAIDALENQPVPRKIIIKTDICKRHPDFLVEDAIRISISDNGPGIPKSVQDQIFNPFFTTKPMGKGTGLGLSIAHQIIVEKHQGRLKCTSQEGQGTTFEIILPLGELFQARK; this is encoded by the coding sequence ATGAGTCAGCACATTTTCCAGAGAGCTTCTTGTAATCGTAGCCTAATGATTGACCCCGTATACCAGGATTCCAGCCCAAATGCTTTACTGTATAGAATTTTGGCTGATTATGAGTGCTTATTAGCAGAACGGAATTGTTTAGAAGGAGAGCTTGAAAACACCCAGAAAGAAGTCACCGCACTCAAAACCGCACTCAATCATTCCACATTAGTTCGTATTCATTTAGAACATGAAATGCTCAGTTCTATCCAAGAACGATATGAGCAAATAACCCAGATCTTAGAACAAACAGAAGCCAAGACAAAAAGTTTAATTCAAGCGATTCCTGATTTAATGTTTTGCGTTAATTCCGAAAGAATCGTAGTAGATTATTATCCTGATAAGCAGGAACTTCATTTCCTAGAAACAGAAAACGTAATTGGTAAAAAAATTCAGGATGTTTTTCCTCAAGATTTGGCAACCTGGACAGAATATTATTTGAAAATAACCTTAGAAACAGGTGAAGTCCAAATGGGTGAATATGTTGTGAAAGGAGATGATAAATGGCATCATTATGAAGCTCGCTATGTCAAAAGTGGAAAAGATGAAGTGTTAGCCATTGTCAGGGATATTACCCAACGAAAGCAAGCCGAAGCAAACTTACGAGTTTCAGAAATTCAAGAACGGGAAAGGGCATTACAACTGGAAAAAACCTTAAAAGACTTGCAACAAGCACAAGCTCAATTAATTCAAGCTGAAAAAATGTCCAGTTTAGGGCAAATGATGACCGAAATTGCCCATGAAATCAAAAATCCGATTAGTTCTATTTACGGAAATTTGACTTACATTGATCAAGATATTCAGACATTAATGGAACTGTTCAAACTCTATCAACAGAATTATCCTGAACCCCTCCCCGAAATTCAAGAGTTTATAACAGCTTCGGATGTCAATACAATTATCAATGAATTACCGCAAAGTGTAGAGTTTATGCGCTTAGGGGCTAATCGTTTGTATGATTTAGCATTATCCCTCCGCAATTTTTCGCGCTTAGATTCTCAGGAAATGGTATCGGCAGATCTTCATATTGGTTTGGATGGAACCTTAAAGATTTTGCATAATCAACTTAAATCAAAAGGGAATCATGCTGAAATTGAAGTGATTAAAGATTATGGGGAGCTTCCCTTAGTTAAATGCTACCCGAATCAACTCAATCAAGTGTTTATGAATCTTCTTGCAAATGCCATTGATGCGTTAGAAAATCAACCCGTTCCTCGAAAAATTATCATCAAAACCGACATCTGCAAAAGACACCCAGACTTTTTAGTTGAAGATGCCATTCGGATTTCGATTTCCGATAATGGCCCCGGAATTCCCAAGTCAGTTCAAGACCAAATTTTCAATCCATTTTTTACCACAAAACCTATGGGTAAAGGGACTGGTTTAGGTTTGTCTATTGCCCACCAAATTATTGTGGAAAAACACCAAGGTCGGTTAAAGTGTACTTCTCAAGAGGGACAAGGGACAACTTTTGAGATTATCTTACCCCTGGGTGAACTCTTTCAAGCAAGGAAATAG
- a CDS encoding alpha-D-glucose phosphate-specific phosphoglucomutase, with translation MNIRTVSTQPFNDQKPGTSGLRKSVPVFQQPHYLENFVQAIFDTQPGYEGGTLIVGGDGRYYNRQAIQIILRMAAANGVGRVLVGCEGIVSTPAASCIIRKNQAFGGIILSASHNPGGPDGDFGIKFNASNGGPAPEKITEEIYARTQVIDSYKIMDAADINLDKPGSFKLGTMTVEVIDSVQPYMELMESLFDFNLIQQLLTSGKFRMCMDSMHAVTGPYAHAIFEQRLGAAPGTVLNGTPLEDFGGGHPDPNLVYAHDLVEIIFGENAPDFGAASDGDGDRNMILGRNFFVTPSDSLAILTANAHLVPGYKDGLAGVARSMPTSQAPDRVAEKLGIECYETPTGWKFFGNLLDAGKATLCGEESFGTGSNHVREKDGLWAVLFWLNILAVRQESVEDIVRSHWQTYGRNYYSRHDYEEIETEKANQLVDKLQAVLPNLKGKQYGSYQVEYSDNFSYTDPVDNSVSNNQGIRIGFTDGSRIVFRLSGTGTKGATLRVYLESYEPDPTKHNLDPQEALGELIQIADEIAQIKTITGRQQPTVIT, from the coding sequence ATGAATATTCGTACAGTTTCGACTCAACCGTTTAATGATCAAAAACCGGGTACATCAGGCTTACGCAAGTCTGTTCCGGTCTTCCAACAACCCCATTATCTGGAAAATTTTGTTCAGGCCATTTTTGATACTCAACCGGGGTATGAAGGGGGAACCCTGATCGTCGGGGGTGATGGTCGCTACTATAACCGTCAAGCGATTCAGATTATTTTAAGAATGGCAGCCGCTAATGGTGTCGGACGGGTTCTGGTGGGCTGTGAAGGCATTGTTTCCACTCCAGCCGCATCCTGTATCATCCGTAAAAATCAAGCCTTTGGTGGGATTATTCTCTCTGCAAGCCATAATCCCGGCGGGCCAGACGGAGATTTCGGGATCAAATTTAACGCCAGCAATGGCGGGCCAGCCCCAGAAAAAATTACCGAGGAAATTTATGCTCGAACCCAGGTGATTGATAGCTACAAAATCATGGATGCGGCGGATATTAATTTAGATAAACCGGGTAGTTTTAAACTGGGAACGATGACGGTTGAAGTCATTGATTCTGTGCAACCTTATATGGAATTGATGGAATCTTTATTTGATTTTAACTTGATTCAACAATTGTTAACATCGGGCAAGTTTCGGATGTGTATGGACTCTATGCACGCCGTTACTGGCCCCTATGCCCATGCCATTTTTGAACAACGTTTAGGGGCTGCACCGGGAACGGTTTTGAATGGCACTCCTTTAGAAGATTTTGGCGGCGGTCATCCCGATCCAAACTTAGTTTATGCCCATGATTTAGTGGAAATTATCTTCGGGGAAAATGCACCCGACTTTGGGGCTGCTTCCGATGGCGATGGCGATCGCAATATGATTTTAGGACGCAATTTTTTTGTAACTCCCAGTGATAGTTTGGCGATTTTAACGGCTAATGCCCATTTAGTCCCCGGATATAAAGACGGGTTAGCGGGAGTTGCCCGTTCTATGCCTACTTCCCAAGCCCCGGATCGGGTAGCAGAAAAATTAGGAATTGAATGTTATGAAACTCCTACAGGATGGAAGTTTTTCGGCAATTTATTAGATGCTGGAAAAGCGACATTATGCGGAGAAGAAAGTTTTGGAACCGGATCAAATCATGTTCGGGAAAAAGATGGATTATGGGCGGTATTATTCTGGCTGAATATTTTAGCGGTGCGTCAAGAATCCGTTGAAGATATTGTTCGCAGTCATTGGCAAACCTACGGACGCAATTACTATTCTCGTCATGACTATGAAGAGATTGAAACGGAAAAAGCCAATCAATTAGTCGATAAATTACAGGCTGTTTTACCGAATCTCAAAGGCAAACAATACGGCTCCTATCAAGTCGAGTATAGCGACAATTTTAGCTATACTGATCCGGTGGATAATAGCGTTAGTAATAATCAAGGCATTCGCATTGGGTTTACCGATGGTTCTCGAATTGTATTTCGTTTGTCAGGAACGGGAACCAAAGGGGCAACGTTACGGGTTTATTTAGAAAGTTATGAACCTGACCCCACTAAACACAATTTAGATCCCCAAGAAGCGTTAGGAGAATTAATTCAAATTGCCGATGAAATTGCTCAAATCAAAACCATAACCGGACGTCAACAACCGACGGTTATTACCTAA
- a CDS encoding DUF4276 family protein: protein MKIAILVEGATEVAFREKLREFLQRRLGEKMPKLKFIPQDGRIPKERKLRRIVENLLDNDGYHAVIALTDVYTGTDDFRDANDAKAQMNNWVGNNPNFYPHTALHDFEAWLLPYWKTIQKMAKHNRSAPSGSPETINHNNPPANRIKEIFRIGKCQRDYNKPIDGKAILGKNDLMIAIQACPELKAFVNRIISLCDPDQIIP, encoded by the coding sequence ATGAAAATTGCGATTTTAGTTGAAGGGGCTACTGAAGTAGCATTTAGAGAAAAACTTCGTGAATTTTTGCAACGTCGTTTGGGCGAAAAAATGCCAAAACTTAAATTTATTCCCCAGGATGGTCGTATTCCTAAAGAAAGAAAACTTAGGCGTATTGTTGAGAATCTTTTAGATAATGATGGCTATCATGCTGTTATTGCACTGACAGATGTTTATACAGGAACAGACGACTTTCGAGATGCGAATGATGCTAAAGCTCAAATGAACAATTGGGTGGGAAATAACCCCAATTTTTACCCCCATACAGCATTACATGATTTTGAAGCATGGCTTCTTCCCTATTGGAAAACGATCCAAAAAATGGCAAAACATAATCGTTCTGCACCGAGTGGTTCTCCTGAAACAATCAATCATAATAATCCTCCTGCAAATAGGATTAAGGAGATTTTTAGAATAGGAAAATGCCAAAGAGACTATAATAAACCCATTGATGGTAAAGCAATTTTAGGAAAAAATGATTTGATGATTGCGATTCAAGCTTGCCCAGAGTTAAAAGCTTTTGTGAATCGAATTATTTCTCTGTGTGATCCAGATCAAATCATTCCTTAA
- a CDS encoding AAA family ATPase, giving the protein MNRIETISIKGFRRLQNIELEMRNLTVMIGANGSGKTSFLDVMSVLAASASGNLQNILQLKGGLNEILTRGKAQELEIAVSMQILERQSLNYSLTLSPKGLSYEIRAENLTQQIDLNASEPFKYIESRGLDIKYYSQDDHRLLRPNWEHNPLETSLSQVPKMYREPENLRKTLASCTYYGALDVSEKSPIRLPQTMRPAKLPGARGEDLISCLYNLRESDRDRFEWVENILSSAFPDFKQLNFPPVAAGTLSMTWTDRNFDQPIYVHELSEGTLRFLWLVTLLQSQNLTTITLLDEPEVSLHPELLRHLVYLMREASKHTQLIVATHSDRLIGFLEPHEVLICDIEEGEAKMTWADTFNLNKWLEDYSLDQVWAMNIMGGRP; this is encoded by the coding sequence ATGAATAGAATAGAAACTATATCAATAAAAGGATTTCGCCGTCTTCAAAATATTGAACTTGAGATGAGAAATCTCACCGTTATGATTGGTGCAAACGGCTCTGGAAAAACATCTTTTTTAGATGTTATGTCTGTACTCGCTGCTTCAGCAAGTGGAAATTTACAGAATATATTGCAACTCAAAGGTGGGCTGAATGAAATTTTAACGAGAGGTAAAGCACAAGAGCTAGAAATTGCCGTTTCAATGCAAATACTAGAGAGACAATCTTTAAACTATAGTTTAACTTTATCTCCTAAAGGTTTATCTTATGAAATTAGAGCAGAAAATTTAACACAGCAGATCGATCTTAACGCTTCTGAACCTTTTAAGTATATAGAATCCAGAGGTTTAGATATTAAATATTATAGTCAGGATGATCATAGACTTTTAAGACCAAATTGGGAACATAACCCCCTTGAAACATCCCTTTCTCAAGTTCCTAAAATGTATCGTGAACCAGAGAACTTGAGAAAAACCCTGGCTTCCTGTACCTATTATGGAGCGCTCGATGTTTCTGAGAAAAGCCCCATTCGTCTACCACAAACCATGCGCCCTGCCAAGTTACCAGGGGCAAGGGGTGAAGACTTGATTTCTTGTCTTTATAACCTTCGAGAAAGTGATCGCGATCGCTTTGAATGGGTTGAAAATATTCTATCTTCTGCTTTTCCAGATTTTAAGCAATTAAACTTTCCTCCCGTTGCCGCCGGAACTCTTTCCATGACTTGGACAGACCGCAATTTTGATCAACCGATCTATGTCCATGAATTATCAGAAGGAACATTACGTTTTCTCTGGTTAGTTACTTTACTTCAAAGTCAAAATTTAACAACAATTACCTTGCTAGATGAACCAGAAGTTAGCTTACATCCTGAACTTTTAAGACATTTAGTTTATCTAATGAGAGAAGCGTCAAAACACACACAACTGATCGTGGCAACCCACTCAGATCGATTGATTGGATTTCTTGAACCCCACGAAGTTTTAATTTGCGATATTGAAGAAGGAGAAGCAAAAATGACTTGGGCTGATACTTTTAATTTGAATAAATGGTTAGAAGATTATAGCCTTGACCAAGTGTGGGCAATGAATATCATGGGGGGTCGTCCATGA